In the Paraburkholderia acidisoli genome, CGCCACGAGATCCCCACAACCGACGCACTCATGGCCGCGCGCATGCGCGCCCAGGGCGCGATCTTCATCGGCAAGACCAACACGCCCGAGTTCGGCCTCGGCTCGCACACCTACAACACGGTGTTCGGCACCACGCTCAACGCCTACGACCCCACGCGCAGCGCGGGCGGCAGCAGCGGCGGCACGGCCGTGGCGCTCGCGCTGCGCATGCTGCCCGTAGCCGACGGCAGCGACATGATGGGCTCGCTGCGCAATCCCGCGGGCTGGAACAACGTGTTCGGCTTCCGTCCGTCGCAGGGGCGCGTGCCTTCGGTGCCCGCGCACGATCTCTTCTTCCATCAGCTCGGCTATGCCGGGCCGATGGGCCGCAGCGTCGGCGACCTCGCCATGCTGCTATCCACGCAAGCCGGCTTCGACGCGCGCGCGCCGCTCTCTATCGCCGAAGATCCCGCGCAGTTCGCGGGTTCGCTCGAACGCGACGTGAGCGGGTCGCGCATCGGCTGGCTCGGCAACTACGACGGTTATCTGCCGATGGAAGACGGCGTGCTCGCGCTGTGCGAAAGCGCGCTCGCGCAGTTCGAGGCGATCGGTTGCAAGGTCGATCCCACGCGCCCCGACTTCGCCATGGAACGCGTGTGGCAAACGTGGCTGACGCTGCGGCACTTCTCGTGTGCGGGCACGCTGGGCGGCTTCTACCGCAATCCCGAGCAGCGCGCGCTGCTCAAGCCCGAGGCGCAGTGGGAAGTGGAAGGCGGCCTGAAGCTTTCGGGCGAGGACGTGTGGAACGCCACGGTCACGCGCAGCCAGTGGTACAACGCGCTGCTCGCGCTGTTCGAGCGCTACGACTATCTCGCGCTGCCGAGCGCGCAACTGTTCCCGTTCGACGCGCGCGAGCCCTGGCCGAAGTCGGTCGCGGGCCGCGTGATGGACACGTATCACCGCTGGATGGAAGTCGTGATCGGCGCGAGTCTCGCGGGCTTGCCCGTGATCAGCGTGCCCGCGGGCTTCAACGCGCAAGGTCTGCCGATGGGCGTGCAGATCATCGGCAAGCCGCACGCCGATCTTCGCGTGCTGCAACTCGCGCATGCGTACGATCAGGCCACGCAATGGGTCAAACGACGTTTGCCGCCCGCCTTGAGCGCTTGATCGTCGCCGCTCGATCGGGATCGACCGAACAAAAAAAAACAGCGCCGAGGCGCTGTTTTTTTACGTCGCGCGAAACCGCGTCACGCTTTCACGGCACGCGCCGCGTTGCGGCCGCGCAGCCATTCGAGCGCGAGCAGCAGGCAGGTCGAGAACACGATGAGGATGGTGGCGAGCGCGGCGATCGTCGGGCTGATGTTTTCGCGGATGCCGGTAAACATCTGGCGTGGCAGCGTGGTTTGATCGGCGCCCGCGAGAAAGAGCGTGACGACCACTTCGTCGAACGACGTCGCGAACGCGAACAACGCGCCCGAGATCACGCCCGGCGCGATCACCGGCAAGGTGATGCGAAAGAACGTCGTGACCGGATTCGCGCCCAGCGACAGACTCGCGCGCACCAGATTGTGATTGAAGCCCTGCAACGTGGCCGCCACTGTCGTGACGACGAACGGCACGCCCAGCGAGGCATGCGCGAGGATCAGCCCGAGATACGTGTTGGCGAGCCCGAGCGGCGCGAAAAACAGATACATGCCCACGCCCACCACCACCACGGGCACGATCATCGGCGAGATGAGCACCGCCATCAGCAGCGCCTTGCCGCGGAAGTCGGCCTTCGTGATGCCGATGGCCGCGAGCGTGCCCAGCACCGTGGCCACGACCGTGGCCGCCGGTCCCACGATAAAGCTGTTCTTCGCGGCCATGCGCCACTCGTCGGACATCACGAGGTTTTCGTACCAGCGCAGCGACCAGCCCGGAATCGGGTACACGAGGAACGTGCTCGACGAAAACGACAGCGGCACGATCGCGAGCACGGGCAGGATCAGATACAGCAGCGTGAGCACGACGAGCGCGCGCAGCACGAAATACCACACGCGTTCGACTGCCGACGTGTGCGGCGCAAAGAGCGGTTTCGCGAATTTCATGCTCGCTCCTTAGCCGAGACTCAGTTGCGTGCGCGTGAAGCGCCCGTAGACGAAATACAGCACCGTGGTCGCCACCAGCAGCAGCGCGCCCAAGGCGCACGCCATGCCCCAGTTGATCGACACGTTGGTGAAATACGCCACGTAATAGCTGACCATCTGGTCGCCGGGACCGCCCAGCAGCGCGGGCGTGATGTAGTAGCCGATCGAGAGGATGAAGACGAGCAGCACGCCCGCGCCCACGCCGGGATACGTCTGCGGCACGTACACGCGCCAGAAGGCCGCGAACGGATGACTGCCGAGCGACACGGCCGCGCGCTGGTAGGTGGGCGGGATCGACTTCATCACGCTGTAGAGCGGCAGCACCATGAACGGCAGCAGAATATGTGTCATCGAAATGTAGACGCCCACGCGGTTGAACAGCAACGCGAGCGGATGCGAGACGAGCCCGCTGCCCATCAGCGCCTTGTTGACGAGGCCCTCGCCTTGCAGGATCACGATCCACGCGGCCACGCGCACGAGGATCGACGTCCAGAACGGAATCAGCACGAGAATCATCACGAGATTCGCGCGGCGCTCGGAGAGCGTGGAAATCCAGTACGCGAGCGGATAGCCGAGCAGCAGCGCGAACAGCGTCACGAACACGCTGATCACGAAGGTGCGGCCGAACACGTCGAGGTAGATCTGCTGATCGGGGTCGGCGGCCACGATATGGCCGAACGCATCCTGCCGATGGTCGAGCGAGGCCAGCAGATAGAACGGCGAATAGCGAGAGCCGTTCTTCGCGATGGCCTGCCAGTACGCTACGTCGTTCCAGCGGTCGTCGAGTTCGGCGAGCTTCGCGTGGGTTTGCGCGGGCGTGAGCGTGAGCGGCTTGCCGTCGTCGCCGGCGAGCGGCATGGCGCGCGCGGTCTTGGCCACGAGCGAGCGATAGCCCGCGATCTCCACGTTCAGGCGGCGGGCGAGCGCGCCCATGGCGTCGCCGTCCTGCACCGCCGTGAGGTCTTGCGTGAGCGCCACATAGGCCACGTCGGGCGGCGCGCTCTTGCGGTCCCAGTCGCGCAACGCCGCGATGGTATGCGGCAACGCGGTGGCCACTTCGGGGTTCTGCACGGCGCGCGTGAGCAGCGCGGCGATCGGCACCACGAAAATCAGCAGCAGAAAAATCGCGAGCGGCGCGATCAGCATGAGCGCCATCGTGCGCTTCTTTGCCTGCGCCACGCGCAGCTCGCGCTTGAGGCGCGCGCTTTCCTCGCGCGCGGTGCTGCTCGCTACGTTGGTCGCGGTCGTCATCGTTGTCACATCCAGTCTCCTGTCGACCGGAGGCCGCGCACGAGTGCCCGCGCCGGCTCCGGTCCTGCGCCCGAGGGCGCCGTCCACGCGCCGCGCACGCCTTCACTGCGACGTGCGCGGCCGCAAACCTCGCTTACTTCGCGGCCCACGAAGCGAACCGCTGCTCCAGTTCGTCGCCGTGATCGGTCCAGAACGTGAGGTTCTGCTGCACCGCGTTCTTGCCGTTGGCCGGCGAGTTCGGCAGATTGGCGAGCGTCTTCGCGTCGAGCGACTTGATCGCGTTCGCGTTCACGGGACCGTAGGCGATGTGCTGCGCGTAGTCCTGCTGCGGCTTCGGCGAAAGCGTATAGGCGATGTACTGCTCGGCCAGCGCCTTGTTCGGCGTGCCCTTCGGAATCGCCCAGTAGTCGAGGTCGTAAATGCTGCCGTTCCACACGACCTTGAGGTTCTTGCCTTCGCGCTGCGCGGCGTCGATACGGCCGTTGTAGGCTGTCGACATCACCACGTCGCCGGCCACGAGGAACTGCGGCGGCTGCGCGCCCGCTTCCCACCACTGGATATTCGGCTTCAGTTCGTCGAGCTTCTTGAACGCGCGGTCCTGGCCGGCCTTGGTCGCGAGCACCTTATAGACGTCCGCCGGCGCGACGCCGTCGGCCATCAGCGCGAATTCGAGGTTGTACTGCGCGCCCTTGCGCATGCCGCGCTTGCCCGGGAATTTCTTCACGTCCCAGAAGTCGGCCCAACCCGAGGGCGCCGTCTTCAGCTTGTCGCCGTTATAGGCGAGCGCCGTGGACCAGACGAAGAAACCCGCGCCGCACGGCTGCTGCGCGGCCTTCATGAAGTCGCCCTTGCTACCGAGCTTGGCCCAGTCGAGCTTTTCGTAGAGACCTTCGTCGCAGCCGCGCGCGATGTCGCCGGTTTCGACTTCCACCACGTCCCAGTTCACGTGCTTCGCTTCGACCATGGCTTTCACCTTGGCCTGCTCGCCGTTGTATTCCACGGCCGTGATCTTGTTGCCCGTTTGCGACTGGAACGGCTCGTTGAACGCCGCCTTCTGCGCGTTGCCGTTCGCGCCGCCGAAGTTCACGACGGTCAGTTCCGCGGCGTGCGCCACGCCGAACGAAAGTGCGAGCGCGGCCGCGGCCGCTGCAATGCGCATGGTGCCGATCTGCTTCATGGTGTAACCCCTTCTCCTTGGTGGTTTGTCATGCCGGGCGCCTGGCGGCGAACGCCGCGAACCCGGTTGTCCAGACATCGAAACGCGTAACGAAGCGCCGCGCACGACTACGCGCGCCGCGCCCGCGCGCCTCAGGCGAACACGCGCAGATGCTCCGGCGCGAACTCGAGCGCGACCGGCTGGCCGGGCGCGAAAGCGTCGAGCGCTTCGGTGCCGAGCGGCACCTTCACGAAGCACTCGTCCTGTTGAGGCAGACCGCAGCGCATGCGCACGTGGTCGCCGAAATAGATGAGACCGCGCGCCTCGCCCGCGAGCGCGTTCGCGCCGTTGCTTCGAGCGCTGTCGCGTTGCGCGAGCTTCATGCGTTCGGGCCGGATGCAGGCGATAGCGCTCGCGCCCGCCTGCGCGCCCGCCACGTTGCGGCCCTTGAGACGCGTGCCGTCGGCGAGATGCATTTCGCAGTACTCGCCATCCACGGCGGCGATGGTGCCGCGCAGCCGGTTGCTGTCGCCGATAAAGTTCGCCACGAACTCGTTGCACGGCGACTCGTAGAGCCGGTCCACGCTGTCGAGCTGCTGCACGATGCCTTTATCGAACACGGCCACGCGGTCCGACATGGTGAGCGCCTCGCCCTGATCGTGCGTGACGTAGACGAACGTCACGCCGAGCTTTTCGTGCAGCGATTTCAATTCGTACTGCATATGTTCGCGCAGCTGCTTGTCGAGCGCGCCGAGCGGTTCGTCCATCAGCACGAGCTTGGGCTGGAACACGAGCGCGCGAGCCAGCGCGATGCGCTGCTGCTGACCGCCCGAAAGCTGCGCGGGATAGCGCTTCGCGAAGCCTTCCATGCGCACCATCTTGAGCGCGTCGTTCACGCGTTGCGCGCGTTCGGCCGTGGGCACTTTGCGCACGCCCAGCGGATACGCCACGTTCTGCTCGACCGTGAGATGCGGGAACAGCGCGTAGTTCTGAAACACCATGCCGATGTCGCGCTTGTGCGGCGGCACGTTATTGAGGAGTTTGCCTTCGAGACGAATCTCGCCGCCCGTGGGGAATTCGAAACCCGCGAGCATCATCAGACACGTGGTTTTCCCTGAGCCGGACGGCCCGAGCAGCGTGAGGAATTCGCCCTGGTAGATATCCAGATCGAGCTGCTTCACAACCAGCGTTTCGCCGTCATAGGTTTTACGCACGCCACGAAAACTGACGATCACGTCCGAGGTCTTCATTCGCCGTCTCCTTCCTTTTTTCCTCAGATGTTTGCAGCGGCACGCACTGCTTTTGTACTCCGGTTAAAAATTTCCTGACACAGGCATTAACCAGAACTGACGTGCGAATTACTATAGATGGGTTCGGCTCTATCCAATGGAGCCATTTCATTATTCCCGATGGAACCACTTGGCCATGGTGATCCTGTCCGACTGGCTCGCGGCGCAACTCGACAAACACAGCGCCGAACCCGCCTACCGCCAGCTTCTGCAACTCATGCAGCAGGCCATACTCACGGGCCGGCTCGCGCCCGGCACCAAGCTGCCGAGTTCGCGCACGCTCGCGGGCGATCTGGGCGTGGCGCGCAACACGGTGCTGCACGTGTACGACCAGTTGAGCGCCGAAGGCTATGTGATCTCGTCCACCGGCAGCGGCACCTACGTGGCCGACACGCGCCCGGACAGCGCCGCCGTGAACCCCGCCGCGAACGCGGAAGGCGCGGCCGGCAATGCGCCCGACGAAGCGGCCGGCGAGCCAGCGCGCGAGACC is a window encoding:
- a CDS encoding amidase, which translates into the protein MNQASTFPVPPSPHDLVMADALQLSQWIRLRKVSCRDVMSAFLDHIERVNPAANAIVSLRERPALLAEAAERDAQLARGEYLGWMHGLPQAPKDLTATAGLASTQGSPLFRHEIPTTDALMAARMRAQGAIFIGKTNTPEFGLGSHTYNTVFGTTLNAYDPTRSAGGSSGGTAVALALRMLPVADGSDMMGSLRNPAGWNNVFGFRPSQGRVPSVPAHDLFFHQLGYAGPMGRSVGDLAMLLSTQAGFDARAPLSIAEDPAQFAGSLERDVSGSRIGWLGNYDGYLPMEDGVLALCESALAQFEAIGCKVDPTRPDFAMERVWQTWLTLRHFSCAGTLGGFYRNPEQRALLKPEAQWEVEGGLKLSGEDVWNATVTRSQWYNALLALFERYDYLALPSAQLFPFDAREPWPKSVAGRVMDTYHRWMEVVIGASLAGLPVISVPAGFNAQGLPMGVQIIGKPHADLRVLQLAHAYDQATQWVKRRLPPALSA
- a CDS encoding ABC transporter permease: MKFAKPLFAPHTSAVERVWYFVLRALVVLTLLYLILPVLAIVPLSFSSSTFLVYPIPGWSLRWYENLVMSDEWRMAAKNSFIVGPAATVVATVLGTLAAIGITKADFRGKALLMAVLISPMIVPVVVVGVGMYLFFAPLGLANTYLGLILAHASLGVPFVVTTVAATLQGFNHNLVRASLSLGANPVTTFFRITLPVIAPGVISGALFAFATSFDEVVVTLFLAGADQTTLPRQMFTGIRENISPTIAALATILIVFSTCLLLALEWLRGRNAARAVKA
- a CDS encoding ABC transporter permease, with amino-acid sequence MTTATNVASSTAREESARLKRELRVAQAKKRTMALMLIAPLAIFLLLIFVVPIAALLTRAVQNPEVATALPHTIAALRDWDRKSAPPDVAYVALTQDLTAVQDGDAMGALARRLNVEIAGYRSLVAKTARAMPLAGDDGKPLTLTPAQTHAKLAELDDRWNDVAYWQAIAKNGSRYSPFYLLASLDHRQDAFGHIVAADPDQQIYLDVFGRTFVISVFVTLFALLLGYPLAYWISTLSERRANLVMILVLIPFWTSILVRVAAWIVILQGEGLVNKALMGSGLVSHPLALLFNRVGVYISMTHILLPFMVLPLYSVMKSIPPTYQRAAVSLGSHPFAAFWRVYVPQTYPGVGAGVLLVFILSIGYYITPALLGGPGDQMVSYYVAYFTNVSINWGMACALGALLLVATTVLYFVYGRFTRTQLSLG
- a CDS encoding ABC transporter substrate-binding protein, which encodes MRIAAAAAALALSFGVAHAAELTVVNFGGANGNAQKAAFNEPFQSQTGNKITAVEYNGEQAKVKAMVEAKHVNWDVVEVETGDIARGCDEGLYEKLDWAKLGSKGDFMKAAQQPCGAGFFVWSTALAYNGDKLKTAPSGWADFWDVKKFPGKRGMRKGAQYNLEFALMADGVAPADVYKVLATKAGQDRAFKKLDELKPNIQWWEAGAQPPQFLVAGDVVMSTAYNGRIDAAQREGKNLKVVWNGSIYDLDYWAIPKGTPNKALAEQYIAYTLSPKPQQDYAQHIAYGPVNANAIKSLDAKTLANLPNSPANGKNAVQQNLTFWTDHGDELEQRFASWAAK
- a CDS encoding ABC transporter ATP-binding protein; amino-acid sequence: MKTSDVIVSFRGVRKTYDGETLVVKQLDLDIYQGEFLTLLGPSGSGKTTCLMMLAGFEFPTGGEIRLEGKLLNNVPPHKRDIGMVFQNYALFPHLTVEQNVAYPLGVRKVPTAERAQRVNDALKMVRMEGFAKRYPAQLSGGQQQRIALARALVFQPKLVLMDEPLGALDKQLREHMQYELKSLHEKLGVTFVYVTHDQGEALTMSDRVAVFDKGIVQQLDSVDRLYESPCNEFVANFIGDSNRLRGTIAAVDGEYCEMHLADGTRLKGRNVAGAQAGASAIACIRPERMKLAQRDSARSNGANALAGEARGLIYFGDHVRMRCGLPQQDECFVKVPLGTEALDAFAPGQPVALEFAPEHLRVFA